Proteins from a single region of Butyrivibrio fibrisolvens:
- a CDS encoding DUF6462 family protein, whose protein sequence is MVLLRAQRYSTKKYVRYKEGAELYSMSERKFTELANNADAVMHVDKIALVDLEQIEKYIRLNNS, encoded by the coding sequence ATGGTTCTTCTCCGGGCGCAAAGATATTCAACCAAAAAATATGTTCGTTATAAGGAGGGCGCAGAATTGTACAGCATGAGCGAGCGGAAATTTACGGAGCTTGCAAATAATGCTGATGCTGTCATGCATGTGGATAAGATAGCACTTGTTGATCTTGAGCAGATTGAAAAGTATATCAGGCTCAATAATTCATGA
- a CDS encoding tyrosine-type recombinase/integrase, with protein MAKVRKDTKGRVLHKGEDYKKDKKLYRYSYTDPLGKRRCIYSKDLEELRRKEKQLQRDQLDGLDIYVQGNADVNYAFDRYIATKTELRSSTKTNYLYTYDRYVRDGFGKKKLSDVRYSDVVLFYNALLGKGLSVSTVDSVHTVLRPTFQLAVRDNVIRNNPADGAMAEVKKKWDGSTGVRHALTIEEEQAFLGSLDLEKNLRWKPLFTVMFGTGCRISEIIGLRWDDVDFENGIITIDHDVTYYPRSDKSYKCEYELALPKTEAGIRTIPMLKKVKAALEMEKRNQKEYGYHCLVELGGMKNFIFCNRFGGLQNPAGVNKVIKRIVSDHNAQEIVDAKREGREPVIIPDFSCHITRHTFCTRLCENETNAKVIQSVMGHKDVQTTLGIYAEVSEKKKKDIFDQLNDQDVI; from the coding sequence ATGGCAAAAGTACGTAAAGACACTAAGGGCAGGGTATTACACAAGGGCGAGGACTACAAGAAAGATAAGAAGCTTTACCGATATTCCTACACAGATCCTTTAGGTAAGAGGCGATGTATTTACTCCAAGGACTTAGAGGAGCTTAGGAGAAAGGAAAAGCAGCTTCAGAGGGACCAGCTTGACGGACTTGATATTTATGTCCAGGGCAATGCGGATGTAAACTATGCGTTTGACCGCTATATTGCAACTAAGACTGAGCTACGTAGTTCGACTAAGACCAACTATTTGTATACCTATGACCGTTACGTGAGAGATGGATTCGGTAAGAAGAAGCTTTCAGATGTCAGATATTCTGATGTGGTGCTGTTTTACAACGCTTTGCTTGGCAAGGGATTATCTGTTAGTACGGTGGATTCTGTCCACACAGTATTGCGACCTACATTCCAGCTTGCAGTCAGGGATAATGTCATCCGTAACAATCCTGCGGATGGGGCTATGGCTGAAGTGAAGAAGAAATGGGACGGGAGCACAGGTGTAAGACATGCACTCACGATAGAGGAAGAACAGGCATTTCTTGGAAGCCTTGATCTTGAGAAGAATCTTAGGTGGAAACCGCTGTTTACTGTGATGTTCGGTACTGGCTGTCGAATAAGCGAGATTATCGGTCTGCGTTGGGATGATGTTGATTTTGAGAATGGGATAATTACGATAGACCATGATGTGACATACTATCCCAGATCTGACAAGAGCTATAAATGCGAATACGAGCTTGCGCTTCCTAAGACTGAGGCAGGAATCAGAACGATTCCGATGCTCAAGAAAGTCAAGGCAGCACTTGAAATGGAGAAGCGCAATCAGAAGGAGTATGGTTATCATTGCTTGGTAGAACTTGGCGGAATGAAAAACTTCATCTTCTGTAATCGTTTTGGTGGGCTGCAGAATCCGGCTGGCGTGAATAAGGTTATCAAGCGCATAGTATCGGATCATAACGCACAGGAAATAGTGGATGCAAAAAGAGAGGGCAGGGAGCCGGTCATCATACCGGATTTTAGCTGCCACATCACAAGGCATACTTTTTGTACAAGACTTTGTGAAAATGAAACCAATGCCAAGGTGATTCAGTCCGTTATGGGACACAAGGATGTCCAGACAACATTGGGCATATACGCCGAGGTATCGGAAAAGAAAAAGAAGGATATATTTGATCAGTTAAATGATCAGGATGTCATTTAG
- a CDS encoding alpha/beta hydrolase: MIRKEELNLVTEWDKTFKKSDKVDHSKVTFVNRYGITLAADMYVPKNAEGKLPAIAVCGPFGAVKEQCSGLYAQTMAERGFLTIAFDPSFTGESGGNVRFMASPDINTEDFMAAVDFLSLNEKVNPDRIGIIGICGWGGMAVNTAALDTRIKATAAMTMYDMTRVNAKGYFDSEDSEEARYQKRAAMCAQRLEDLKAGEYKLGGGVVDPLPEDAPFFVKDYYDYYKTERGYHKRSLNSNGGWNVIGCESFVNQPILKYSNEIRSAVLLVHGEKAHSCYFSKDAYADMIKDSKYADNKELMLIPDAVHTDLYDGGDKDYIPFDKLESFFMENLK, encoded by the coding sequence ATGATCAGAAAAGAAGAACTAAACCTTGTAACCGAGTGGGATAAGACCTTTAAGAAAAGTGATAAGGTTGACCACAGCAAAGTAACATTCGTAAACAGATATGGAATCACCCTGGCAGCAGATATGTATGTTCCTAAGAATGCAGAGGGCAAACTTCCTGCAATTGCTGTATGCGGGCCATTCGGAGCAGTTAAGGAGCAGTGTTCCGGTCTTTATGCTCAAACAATGGCAGAGAGAGGATTCTTAACAATAGCATTTGACCCATCATTTACAGGAGAGTCCGGTGGGAACGTAAGATTTATGGCATCTCCTGATATCAATACAGAAGATTTCATGGCTGCAGTTGATTTCCTTTCACTTAATGAAAAAGTAAATCCTGACAGGATTGGAATCATCGGTATCTGTGGCTGGGGCGGCATGGCTGTAAATACAGCAGCTCTTGATACAAGGATCAAAGCTACAGCTGCAATGACAATGTATGACATGACAAGAGTAAATGCCAAGGGATATTTTGACTCCGAGGACAGCGAGGAAGCAAGGTATCAGAAGAGGGCTGCCATGTGCGCTCAGAGACTTGAAGACCTTAAGGCAGGTGAGTATAAGCTTGGCGGCGGTGTAGTAGATCCACTTCCGGAGGATGCACCTTTCTTTGTGAAAGACTATTATGATTACTACAAGACTGAAAGAGGTTATCACAAGAGAAGCCTTAATTCCAATGGCGGCTGGAATGTGATCGGCTGTGAATCCTTTGTTAATCAGCCAATACTTAAATACAGCAACGAGATCAGAAGTGCAGTTTTACTTGTACATGGAGAAAAGGCACATTCATGCTATTTCTCAAAGGATGCTTATGCAGATATGATCAAAGACAGCAAGTATGCAGATAACAAGGAACTTATGTTAATCCCTGATGCAGTACACACAGATCTGTATGATGGTGGTGATAAGGATTATATTCCTTTTGATAAGCTGGAAAGCTTCTTTATGGAGAATCTGAAGTAA
- a CDS encoding response regulator transcription factor, producing the protein MNEYIFGGDRSNLSLSQSAEQIVIGVCDDENYVHVFIEKALENYAIEKKFKVSVVHFLSASELLNNDKDIDLLLLDIDMPEMDGIEAGHILRNRNVEYKIIMLTGREDRFREAFEIEAYRFVTKPIDDEKLFKAIDDVRNTIKLKQKVLVFRDGVQYSIPQKEILYVEANRSSTLVFTMNVEFRSEQSLSFWATILDQRTFFRCHKSFIVNMGKIDKIQDSYITMINGDRVAISRRLRKSFVNTYMIYDTKWR; encoded by the coding sequence ATGAACGAATATATTTTTGGCGGCGATAGAAGCAATTTGTCCCTAAGCCAAAGTGCGGAACAAATAGTAATTGGTGTGTGTGACGATGAAAATTATGTTCATGTTTTTATAGAAAAGGCCTTGGAGAACTACGCTATAGAAAAAAAATTCAAAGTGAGTGTGGTTCATTTTTTGTCAGCCTCAGAATTGCTAAATAATGATAAAGATATAGATCTTTTGCTTCTTGATATTGATATGCCAGAAATGGATGGGATAGAGGCAGGGCATATACTTAGAAACCGTAATGTTGAGTACAAAATTATCATGTTGACAGGGAGAGAAGATAGATTCAGGGAAGCCTTTGAAATTGAAGCATATCGTTTTGTGACAAAACCTATAGATGATGAAAAGCTTTTTAAGGCCATAGATGATGTAAGGAATACTATTAAGTTAAAACAAAAAGTATTGGTGTTTAGGGATGGGGTGCAATATAGTATACCGCAAAAAGAAATACTATATGTTGAAGCAAATCGGTCATCGACGCTTGTTTTTACAATGAATGTAGAATTTAGAAGTGAGCAATCGTTATCTTTTTGGGCTACTATCTTGGATCAAAGAACATTTTTTCGGTGCCATAAATCTTTTATCGTTAATATGGGGAAGATTGATAAGATTCAAGATAGTTACATAACAATGATTAATGGGGATAGAGTTGCGATATCAAGGAGACTTCGCAAATCTTTTGTGAATACGTATATGATATATGATACAAAATGGAGATAA
- a CDS encoding relaxase/mobilization nuclease domain-containing protein, which translates to MAYTRIHAIKSTVTKAIAYICNPEKTEEKLLVDTFGCGIETAKHDFDFALSRTKRTDKNLAFHLIQSFAKGEVSHEEAHLIGIELADKLLEGKYSYIVATHTDKGHPHNHIIFCAADNIEHKKYYDTKRSYHHIRELSDELCKEHNLSVIIPSGVRGKKYTEWKAELEGNSWKKRLKEDIDECIRIAKSYDDFLLLIKGKGYTVYGDKLGDPHAKYIKFLAPGQERPIRGSFKNFGSGYTKEDIKDRIENPEKWHDNEQSAQKQTENNIAITKRIIKVPKKDILTRTGASKTLIDTSGEKFQNSPGLQHWASIKNLKTAASSYAAADNLAELHRQIEEKRAEANSAKTKLVELEHEIKKISELLLYAEQYIDNKSFHNKYKKSKDPDRYLRMHETQLILFDGAERMLRKIGLDADSIDITEIKKDYDNLTAQKTDIEKNYKSLKNETTALQLKSINISEYISQNKSQSEIKSSKYL; encoded by the coding sequence ATGGCATACACACGAATCCATGCTATCAAAAGTACCGTTACAAAAGCTATAGCTTATATTTGTAACCCAGAAAAGACGGAAGAGAAACTTCTTGTTGATACATTTGGATGTGGTATTGAGACGGCAAAACATGACTTCGATTTTGCACTTTCACGTACAAAGCGTACCGACAAAAATCTGGCTTTTCATCTAATCCAATCTTTTGCAAAAGGAGAAGTATCTCACGAAGAAGCTCATCTGATTGGAATAGAGCTTGCAGACAAACTTCTTGAAGGAAAGTACTCTTATATCGTAGCTACACATACTGACAAGGGACATCCTCACAACCATATCATCTTTTGTGCCGCCGATAATATAGAGCACAAAAAGTATTATGACACCAAACGAAGTTACCATCATATACGAGAGCTAAGCGATGAACTATGCAAAGAGCACAATCTTTCAGTCATTATTCCAAGTGGCGTAAGAGGAAAAAAATACACCGAATGGAAGGCAGAACTTGAAGGTAACTCTTGGAAAAAACGATTAAAAGAAGATATTGACGAATGCATAAGAATTGCAAAATCTTATGATGATTTTCTGTTGTTAATAAAGGGAAAAGGGTACACTGTCTATGGCGATAAACTTGGTGATCCTCATGCAAAATATATCAAGTTCCTTGCACCTGGACAGGAACGTCCTATACGTGGAAGCTTCAAGAATTTTGGATCCGGTTATACCAAAGAAGATATTAAGGATAGAATAGAAAATCCAGAGAAGTGGCATGATAATGAGCAAAGTGCGCAAAAGCAAACCGAGAACAATATAGCAATCACAAAACGCATAATCAAAGTACCAAAAAAGGATATTCTTACTCGCACCGGAGCAAGCAAAACTCTAATTGACACTAGCGGAGAAAAATTTCAAAACAGCCCTGGTTTACAGCATTGGGCATCCATAAAGAATCTAAAAACTGCTGCTTCAAGTTATGCTGCAGCAGATAACCTTGCTGAACTCCATAGGCAAATTGAAGAAAAAAGGGCCGAAGCTAATTCTGCCAAAACAAAACTTGTCGAGCTTGAACATGAGATAAAAAAAATCTCCGAGCTGCTTCTGTATGCGGAACAATACATTGACAACAAATCCTTTCATAATAAATACAAAAAATCCAAAGATCCAGACCGGTACTTACGCATGCATGAAACACAGCTCATTCTCTTTGACGGAGCTGAACGTATGCTTAGAAAAATCGGGCTTGATGCTGATTCTATTGATATTACAGAAATAAAAAAAGATTATGATAATCTTACAGCCCAAAAAACTGATATTGAAAAGAACTATAAATCCCTCAAAAATGAGACTACAGCATTACAGCTAAAATCAATCAATATTTCTGAATATATATCACAAAACAAATCCCAATCAGAAATAAAGAGTTCAAAATATTTATAG
- a CDS encoding flavodoxin family protein, translated as MSKVLVISTSLRTNSNSDILTEKLIEGAKASGHDVEHISLKGKNIGFCIGCLACQNTQKCVIKDDAVTIAEKVKNAEILVFATPIYYYEMSGQMKTLLDRLNPLYPSDYKFRNVYMLSVAAEDEEFVPKKAESGLQGWVDCFEKAEFSGSLFCGGIGDMGEASGKTEELNEAFEFGKSLR; from the coding sequence ATGAGCAAAGTACTGGTTATTTCAACAAGCCTTCGTACAAATAGCAATTCAGATATACTTACTGAAAAGCTTATAGAGGGGGCAAAAGCGTCAGGTCATGATGTGGAGCATATAAGCCTAAAAGGGAAAAATATCGGATTCTGTATCGGATGTCTGGCCTGTCAAAATACACAAAAATGTGTCATTAAGGATGATGCTGTCACTATTGCAGAAAAAGTAAAGAATGCAGAAATTCTCGTTTTTGCAACACCTATTTATTATTACGAGATGAGCGGTCAGATGAAAACTCTTTTGGACAGGCTCAATCCGCTATATCCTTCAGATTATAAATTTAGAAATGTATATATGCTCTCCGTCGCAGCTGAGGATGAAGAGTTTGTGCCTAAAAAGGCTGAAAGCGGACTTCAGGGATGGGTTGACTGTTTTGAAAAGGCAGAATTCTCCGGTTCCTTATTCTGCGGTGGCATAGGTGATATGGGTGAGGCATCTGGGAAAACAGAAGAGTTAAACGAAGCTTTCGAGTTTGGAAAGTCTTTAAGATAA
- a CDS encoding helix-turn-helix transcriptional regulator yields the protein MHERLKKARKSLKMSQAFVAEQMQLSRPTISAIESGQRKVSAEELARFSKLYGISVDELMYGKISTKGQIDNFTRLFAELSEIDQREILNLIDFKRKFKTID from the coding sequence ATGCATGAAAGACTAAAAAAAGCACGAAAATCTTTAAAAATGTCTCAGGCATTTGTTGCGGAACAGATGCAGCTTTCAAGACCTACGATAAGCGCAATTGAATCCGGACAAAGAAAAGTATCAGCAGAGGAGCTTGCAAGATTTTCCAAGCTGTATGGCATTAGCGTGGATGAATTGATGTATGGAAAGATTTCAACCAAAGGGCAGATAGATAATTTTACAAGGTTGTTTGCCGAGCTATCTGAAATTGATCAAAGAGAAATTTTGAATTTGATTGATTTTAAGAGAAAGTTTAAAACTATTGATTGA
- a CDS encoding GHKL domain-containing protein, whose amino-acid sequence MRIEIVLTNMIMLFEFLSFFYVFFRREYRKQTNQRLICISIWIILWSLTLMAGFDWQHRIAGPVPAFFLVYMILIWILFEISVKEAIIMGMATWLVLSIIEENIIIAIQTKYVIEERRFDGIIMVAILLIIWSFYYIFRNRYNAQAFRMPITVWILLDLIMLLLMAMLSFFTYVIVKNLPNTKMITAGQILLLIGGISIIILLFIFVYFYGTAYEYRIQKEITEMQIRQQREYFERLLEREEETKKFRHDIINDLLELHNYCENHECQQMKQYLEKVTGVVTGISNKSYNVGNDVINTILNYYLIPLKEKYDVEVSGMLSNNISIDDRNLCVICANVIKNAVEAVSKMDEGRVATLFECGKSYLHIQVENTYEGDIEFDDTGIPKTSKCDMTNHGIGMRNVFEMVKKNEGTCRIEAKDGVFKVDIFLKS is encoded by the coding sequence GTGAGAATTGAAATTGTATTGACAAATATGATTATGCTTTTTGAATTTTTATCTTTCTTTTATGTATTTTTTAGGAGAGAATACAGGAAGCAAACAAACCAAAGATTAATTTGTATATCTATATGGATTATATTGTGGAGTTTAACATTGATGGCAGGATTCGATTGGCAGCATAGAATAGCCGGTCCGGTTCCTGCTTTTTTTCTAGTGTATATGATATTGATATGGATATTATTCGAAATATCCGTTAAGGAAGCTATTATAATGGGAATGGCGACTTGGCTAGTATTGTCTATTATCGAAGAAAACATTATTATTGCAATACAAACGAAATATGTTATTGAGGAAAGACGTTTTGATGGGATAATAATGGTGGCTATTTTGCTAATAATATGGTCATTTTATTATATCTTTAGGAATAGATATAATGCACAAGCATTTCGGATGCCAATCACTGTATGGATTTTGCTGGACTTAATAATGCTTCTTCTGATGGCAATGCTGTCATTTTTTACATACGTAATTGTGAAGAATCTTCCAAACACGAAGATGATTACTGCTGGGCAAATATTGCTGTTAATAGGCGGCATTTCAATAATTATCCTGTTATTTATATTTGTGTATTTTTATGGTACGGCTTACGAGTATCGTATTCAAAAGGAAATAACAGAAATGCAAATAAGACAGCAGAGGGAGTATTTTGAACGGCTCTTGGAGCGTGAGGAGGAAACAAAGAAATTTCGTCACGATATTATAAATGACTTGCTGGAATTGCACAATTATTGTGAAAATCATGAATGCCAGCAGATGAAACAGTATCTTGAAAAGGTAACTGGGGTTGTAACTGGAATTAGTAATAAAAGTTATAATGTTGGCAATGATGTAATTAATACCATCTTAAACTATTATCTGATTCCACTAAAAGAAAAATATGATGTGGAAGTAAGCGGCATGTTGTCAAATAATATTTCTATTGATGATAGAAATCTGTGTGTAATTTGTGCGAACGTTATAAAAAATGCAGTAGAAGCAGTAAGTAAAATGGATGAAGGTAGAGTTGCAACCCTTTTTGAATGTGGAAAAAGCTATTTGCATATTCAAGTGGAAAATACATATGAAGGAGATATTGAATTTGACGACACGGGGATTCCTAAAACTTCTAAATGCGATATGACAAATCATGGAATTGGAATGAGAAATGTGTTTGAGATGGTCAAGAAAAATGAGGGGACATGTAGGATTGAAGCAAAAGATGGAGTGTTCAAGGTGGATATATTTCTAAAGTCATGA
- a CDS encoding LysR family transcriptional regulator: protein MEIKNLKYFLAVAREENMSKAADQLHVSQPTLSKTLKALEEELGKKLFVRHSFSISLTDEGMLLRDRAQDLVAMSDKIEQEFNSLDDITGGDIYFGLAESYQIRYLAREIYKLKEKYPNLTYHITSGDTEQVTEKLDKGILDFAVLCETPDSNKYEYVKFPEADVWGAIMPSSHPLARKKSIRVSDLIGQPLFVSEQSWNNEIKAWAKDRFNELKLEGSFRLSYNGSVFAREKLGILLTFKNLINTEGTDMVFKPLSPELKSELYLIWNKYQTFTPIAEKFLEQIKKTFKSVV from the coding sequence ATGGAAATAAAAAATCTCAAATACTTTCTTGCAGTTGCAAGGGAAGAAAATATGTCAAAGGCTGCTGATCAGCTTCATGTATCACAGCCCACTCTTTCAAAGACGTTAAAAGCATTAGAGGAAGAACTTGGAAAGAAACTGTTTGTAAGGCACAGTTTCAGCATTTCGCTTACGGACGAAGGGATGCTCCTTCGTGACAGGGCTCAGGATCTTGTTGCCATGTCCGATAAGATAGAACAGGAATTTAACTCTCTGGATGATATAACAGGTGGGGATATTTATTTTGGACTTGCTGAGAGCTATCAGATCAGATACCTTGCCAGAGAGATCTATAAGTTAAAAGAAAAATACCCTAACCTCACTTATCATATAACCAGCGGAGATACTGAGCAGGTTACTGAAAAGCTTGATAAGGGTATTTTAGACTTTGCTGTACTATGTGAAACACCAGACAGCAATAAATATGAATATGTAAAATTCCCGGAAGCTGATGTGTGGGGAGCAATCATGCCTTCATCTCATCCCCTCGCCAGGAAAAAGTCCATCCGGGTCTCTGACCTGATAGGACAACCTCTATTTGTCTCTGAACAGAGCTGGAACAATGAAATCAAAGCGTGGGCCAAAGACAGATTCAATGAACTTAAGCTGGAGGGTTCCTTTAGACTTTCCTATAACGGCTCTGTATTTGCAAGGGAAAAACTTGGAATCTTACTTACGTTCAAGAACCTGATAAACACCGAAGGTACTGACATGGTATTTAAGCCTCTTTCACCGGAACTGAAATCAGAGCTATATCTCATTTGGAATAAGTATCAGACCTTTACTCCTATAGCTGAAAAATTCCTGGAGCAGATAAAAAAGACTTTTAAGTCCGTAGTGTGA
- a CDS encoding CopG family transcriptional regulator: MGRPKTENPKSSKISIRFTDEEFEQLKKRADQNNQTITETIREGVRQLFETKQQ; the protein is encoded by the coding sequence ATGGGAAGACCAAAGACTGAAAACCCGAAGTCAAGCAAGATATCCATCCGCTTTACTGATGAGGAATTCGAGCAGTTGAAAAAGCGTGCAGACCAAAACAACCAGACCATAACAGAAACCATACGCGAAGGTGTCAGACAATTGTTTGAAACTAAGCAACAGTAA
- a CDS encoding nucleotidyl transferase AbiEii/AbiGii toxin family protein: MKTPEQLKGAIRNIAKQKNLHAQEVLQIFMFERILERLSLSPYKKNFVLKGGLLISSMIGISERTTMDMDTTIRGIDMDEANIKRIVKEIFTINAGDGILFQFEKIEPIREDDDYNNFRIHFSAEYGKIKNKMKMDITTGDEITPAAIEYSFHTMFDEKDIEVYAYTLETILAEKYETVIRRGIGNTRSRDYYDLYVLFHLYKDDINPDHFKIAVEHTAKKRNSIELIGKYETICEEIRNEESLASDWHNYVNDETYAAHLSFDDVVQNALEVGNYLKNIPESD, translated from the coding sequence ATGAAAACACCAGAACAACTTAAGGGAGCAATCCGTAATATTGCCAAGCAGAAAAATCTTCACGCACAGGAAGTATTACAGATTTTTATGTTCGAGCGCATATTGGAACGATTATCATTATCGCCTTACAAGAAGAACTTTGTTCTAAAAGGCGGTCTTCTCATATCTTCCATGATCGGCATATCTGAAAGAACCACCATGGACATGGATACCACCATCCGAGGAATCGACATGGACGAGGCAAACATCAAACGTATTGTAAAAGAGATTTTCACTATTAATGCAGGTGACGGTATCTTATTCCAATTTGAGAAAATCGAACCAATCCGTGAAGATGATGATTACAACAACTTTCGTATCCACTTCTCTGCTGAATATGGCAAGATTAAGAACAAAATGAAGATGGACATCACTACCGGCGATGAGATTACTCCTGCAGCAATCGAATATTCCTTCCATACGATGTTCGATGAAAAAGACATCGAAGTATACGCCTATACCTTGGAGACAATCCTTGCAGAAAAGTATGAAACAGTTATCCGCCGAGGAATCGGAAATACAAGGTCGAGGGATTATTATGATCTGTATGTACTCTTCCATCTTTACAAGGACGATATCAATCCGGATCACTTCAAAATAGCCGTTGAACATACCGCCAAGAAGAGAAATTCCATTGAGCTTATAGGCAAATACGAAACCATCTGCGAAGAGATCAGAAATGAGGAATCCCTTGCATCGGACTGGCACAATTATGTGAACGATGAGACATATGCCGCCCACCTTTCCTTTGATGATGTAGTACAAAATGCCCTTGAGGTCGGAAATTATCTGAAGAATATTCCGGAAAGCGATTGA
- a CDS encoding CopG family transcriptional regulator, producing the protein MNQKRERRNPIQIYLNDDEKYILDNKIKASGMRSISEYIRHLIIYGYVYDIDYNYLQDYDKQLSIIGKNINMIRERIFKTGNIYEEDVKEIKELMEKVWHTHESMLSKVPLQKL; encoded by the coding sequence TTGAATCAAAAAAGAGAACGTAGGAATCCCATACAAATCTATCTCAACGATGACGAAAAATATATCCTCGATAATAAAATCAAGGCTTCAGGCATGAGGTCAATTTCTGAATATATACGTCATCTTATAATTTATGGATATGTTTATGACATCGACTATAATTACCTCCAGGATTATGACAAGCAACTCTCGATTATTGGGAAAAATATAAATATGATCCGGGAACGAATTTTCAAAACAGGGAACATTTATGAAGAAGATGTAAAAGAAATAAAGGAGTTGATGGAGAAAGTATGGCATACACACGAATCCATGCTATCAAAAGTACCGTTACAAAAGCTATAG
- a CDS encoding type IV toxin-antitoxin system AbiEi family antitoxin domain-containing protein encodes MPRLREQRIEILKELAKKGGGLITTAQIENAGISRVLIPTFVEEGILLKESRGIYYYADEFPDVLQIIQANNPRVIYSYGTALYLWNMSDRIPHVWDISVPQGFNATRIKKDNQNIRLHYVNADKWNVGITETLSPDGNVVRLYDKERCIIDLLKKKDKIDKQLYLQALKEYFTDRNTDKTQLIKYAKIFHIERKVRDYMDIMTN; translated from the coding sequence ATGCCCAGACTAAGAGAACAACGAATAGAAATACTAAAAGAATTGGCGAAAAAAGGCGGCGGACTAATTACCACCGCCCAGATAGAAAATGCAGGCATCAGCCGTGTCTTGATACCCACTTTTGTAGAAGAAGGCATACTCTTAAAAGAAAGCCGAGGAATATACTATTATGCAGACGAATTTCCTGACGTTCTCCAGATAATACAGGCAAACAATCCAAGAGTTATTTACTCCTATGGAACCGCACTCTATCTTTGGAACATGTCAGACCGTATCCCTCATGTATGGGACATCTCCGTGCCGCAGGGATTCAATGCAACCCGCATAAAAAAAGATAATCAAAATATCAGGTTGCATTACGTTAATGCCGATAAATGGAATGTCGGCATTACTGAAACCTTGTCACCAGATGGAAATGTAGTCCGCCTATATGATAAGGAAAGGTGCATAATCGATCTGCTAAAGAAAAAGGACAAAATCGATAAACAGCTTTATCTTCAGGCTCTGAAGGAATACTTCACTGACCGGAATACAGATAAAACACAACTTATTAAATATGCCAAAATTTTCCATATCGAACGCAAAGTGCGGGACTATATGGATATAATGACGAACTGA
- a CDS encoding sigma factor-like helix-turn-helix DNA-binding protein, translating to MSGYEFDPKDKKGSFRDRFDRYCKRTIYNVAHNLVYKQTQYLIFQYGADDVDPNWLTRDDNHGDLYAVKLSVRGKDVLIQNEELAKMLMKLQDRKREILLMSFMLDMTLDEISSELGIEYETAKSTKSKAIRELRKGVKKKSEET from the coding sequence ATGAGTGGCTATGAATTCGATCCAAAGGATAAAAAAGGGAGTTTCAGGGACAGATTTGACAGGTATTGCAAAAGGACAATCTATAATGTGGCACATAATTTAGTTTATAAGCAAACACAGTATCTCATTTTTCAGTATGGTGCAGATGATGTGGATCCAAACTGGCTAACGAGAGATGACAATCATGGGGATCTGTATGCTGTCAAATTATCCGTTAGGGGAAAGGATGTCCTGATTCAGAATGAAGAATTGGCAAAAATGCTGATGAAACTTCAGGATAGAAAGCGTGAGATTCTGCTGATGAGCTTTATGTTGGATATGACACTTGACGAGATTTCCAGTGAACTGGGGATTGAATATGAAACAGCGAAATCCACGAAGTCTAAGGCTATCAGGGAATTGAGGAAAGGGGTAAAAAAGAAAAGTGAAGAGACGTAA